The window ACCGTGGTCGTCGATGAGGACGGTCACGCCATCGGCGTCGTTCTCGGCATGACCGGCCAGATGGATCTCATCGACCGCGTCGGCCGGCAACGCATCCAGATAGGCGAGCGGCTCGAGCCCGACGTTGGCCGCGCTCACGACGAGATTGTTGACGTCGCAGAGCACCCCGCACCCGGTGCGGCGCGTCAGCTCGGCGACGAACTCCGCCTCGGGAATCGGCGAGTCCAGGAATCGCAGATAGCTCGACGGGTTCTCGACGAGGAGGCGCCGCCCCAGCCGATCCTGCGCGCGCCGCACGTTGTCGCTTACAACGATCAGCGCCTCGTCAGTCCAGGGCAGGGGCAGGAGATTGTTGAGATACACGCCGCCGCTGACGCTCCAGGCCAGGTGCTCGGACACGAGGCAAGGGGCCAGCCGGTCGGCGAGCGCGTGGAGCCGGGCCAAATGCTCGAGGTTCAACCCCTCGGCGCTTCC is drawn from Candidatus Methylomirabilota bacterium and contains these coding sequences:
- a CDS encoding DUF692 domain-containing protein codes for the protein MRGMTGGTPARAGIGLRAPHVDEILATRPDLGWLEVHAENYMGGGPALATLERLRRDYPVSLHGVGLSLGSAEGLNLEHLARLHALADRLAPCLVSEHLAWSVSGGVYLNNLLPLPWTDEALIVVSDNVRRAQDRLGRRLLVENPSSYLRFLDSPIPEAEFVAELTRRTGCGVLCDVNNLVVSAANVGLEPLAYLDALPADAVDEIHLAGHAENDADGVTVLIDDHGSRVRPAVWDLYDAALARFGSVPTLIEWDTDLPALAVLQDEATAAERRLAASSDARHHAHAG